From a single Sphingobium sp. genomic region:
- a CDS encoding acyl-CoA dehydrogenase family protein, which translates to MAMVYNDDQSMLRDSARDFMKSEAPVAHLRKYRDMNCKDGFGHALWKQFAEMGFTGILIPEDDGGLGMGHIEAGIVLEEIGRNLTPSPFLSTSVVAVEALKAADKAMRDRWFPGILSGETVIGIAIDEGKKHHPEKIALKAERSGNGFKLTGAKQFVVQGSSSDMLIVAARTAGAAGETAGITMFAVEKDAAGLSMDAARTVDSAMAARIAFDGVEVTADAVIGEVDGGWEVLGKMLNAGRTGSAAEMVGVGTGAMELTFDYLKQRKQFGKLIGEFQALQHRAAHLYGEMEMARSAVLKAQNFLDDGDPRGELYASVAKAKAGLACNLSVREGVQMHGGIGMTDEYDIGLYMKRDRALAEFMGDIYFHADRVARLNGY; encoded by the coding sequence CTTCATGAAAAGCGAAGCGCCGGTCGCGCATCTGCGCAAATATCGCGACATGAACTGCAAGGATGGTTTCGGCCACGCCTTGTGGAAACAATTTGCGGAAATGGGCTTCACCGGCATCCTCATTCCTGAAGATGATGGCGGTCTTGGCATGGGCCATATCGAGGCAGGCATCGTTCTTGAAGAAATCGGCCGTAACCTGACGCCCTCCCCCTTCCTTTCCACCTCGGTCGTAGCCGTCGAAGCTCTAAAGGCTGCCGACAAGGCAATGCGCGACCGCTGGTTCCCCGGTATCCTCTCAGGTGAAACGGTAATTGGCATCGCTATCGACGAAGGCAAAAAGCACCATCCCGAAAAAATTGCGCTGAAGGCCGAGCGTTCAGGCAATGGCTTCAAACTCACCGGCGCGAAGCAATTTGTCGTGCAGGGATCGTCTTCGGATATGCTGATTGTTGCCGCGCGCACGGCAGGTGCCGCTGGTGAGACCGCAGGCATCACCATGTTTGCAGTCGAAAAGGATGCAGCGGGCCTTTCCATGGATGCCGCCCGCACAGTCGACTCGGCTATGGCCGCGCGCATTGCCTTTGACGGCGTCGAAGTTACGGCGGACGCGGTGATCGGCGAAGTGGATGGCGGCTGGGAAGTGCTTGGCAAAATGCTCAACGCCGGACGTACCGGATCGGCCGCCGAAATGGTCGGCGTCGGCACCGGCGCCATGGAATTGACCTTCGACTATCTGAAACAGCGCAAGCAATTCGGAAAACTGATCGGTGAGTTTCAGGCGTTACAACATCGTGCCGCCCATCTTTACGGTGAGATGGAAATGGCACGTTCAGCAGTGCTGAAGGCGCAGAATTTCCTCGACGATGGCGATCCGCGCGGCGAGCTTTACGCCTCTGTTGCCAAGGCAAAGGCAGGGCTTGCTTGCAATCTTTCGGTGCGCGAAGGCGTGCAGATGCACGGCGGGATCGGGATGACCGACGAATATGACATCGGCCTCTATATGAAACGCGACCGCGCGCTCGCCGAATTCATGGGCGACATCTATTTCCATGCCGACCGTGTGGCGCGGCTGAACGGATACTAA
- a CDS encoding SDR family oxidoreductase gives MNLNSLFGLEGRVALVTGGSRGIGAMIVEGYLAAGIERVYISARKVDQVEAAIARFGPKVIGLPMDISTVEGCRALAAEIGAREEKLDILVNNAGAAWGEPYESFGESGWDKVMDLNVKSLFFLTQALTPKLKAAGSFDRPAKVINIASIDGLKINPWETYSYQASKAAVIHLTRRLAAELARQNVLVSGIAPGAFQSDMNKAARDFGDQVGKNIPFPRIGTTEDMAGLAIFLAARSGDYIVGETIACDGGIVNASLPGNTIEA, from the coding sequence ATGAACCTCAATTCACTCTTTGGACTTGAAGGCCGCGTTGCCTTGGTCACCGGCGGATCGCGCGGAATTGGCGCGATGATCGTTGAAGGCTATCTCGCCGCCGGTATCGAGCGCGTCTATATCAGCGCGCGCAAGGTTGATCAGGTCGAGGCAGCTATTGCCCGTTTTGGCCCCAAAGTTATCGGCCTGCCCATGGATATCTCCACCGTAGAGGGATGCCGTGCGCTTGCCGCAGAGATCGGCGCACGGGAGGAAAAACTCGACATCTTGGTCAACAATGCCGGTGCCGCCTGGGGAGAGCCTTATGAAAGCTTTGGCGAATCGGGTTGGGACAAGGTGATGGACCTCAACGTCAAATCGCTCTTCTTCCTTACCCAGGCACTGACCCCCAAGTTGAAGGCTGCGGGCAGTTTCGACCGTCCGGCCAAGGTGATCAATATTGCGTCGATCGACGGGCTGAAGATCAATCCCTGGGAAACCTATAGCTATCAGGCATCAAAGGCCGCAGTCATTCACCTCACGCGGCGGCTGGCGGCCGAGTTGGCACGTCAGAATGTGCTGGTGTCTGGAATTGCACCGGGTGCATTTCAGTCGGATATGAACAAGGCTGCCCGCGATTTCGGCGACCAGGTTGGTAAGAATATCCCCTTCCCGCGCATCGGTACGACCGAAGACATGGCGGGTCTTGCCATCTTCCTGGCCGCGCGTTCGGGCGATTATATTGTTGGAGAAACAATAGCTTGTGACGGCGGCATCGTGAATGCATCGCTGCCCGGAAACACCATCGAGGCCTGA
- a CDS encoding LysR substrate-binding domain-containing protein, with protein sequence MRRLPPLRSLEAFVRIAKLGSAKAAASELGLSPPALSRRIKALEDFMGKPLFDRKAQAMILNSDGAALLKAIEPALESLAEAVDELSGQGGEYRLRLGLLPLFGSQRLIPRLPELRKLFPKLHIDLDTSAHAENLLGDVVDAAIIIADQVDPRLYSVRLDRNTVYAIASETLAREQKLQHPSDLANQTVLVHSDMPLVFDAWRQAIGAPRLKPAAIDHIDSGQLMLEAAANGLGVAIMHGSHLSDARDPRLVRLFDIEVESPYSYWFVCRPRALKQRAVRIFHDWLLKSAV encoded by the coding sequence ATGCGCCGTCTTCCGCCCCTTCGCTCGCTCGAAGCCTTTGTCCGTATCGCCAAGCTGGGTTCAGCAAAGGCGGCTGCTTCCGAACTCGGGCTTTCGCCCCCGGCGCTCAGCCGACGGATCAAGGCGCTTGAAGATTTCATGGGTAAGCCGCTGTTCGACCGCAAGGCACAGGCGATGATCTTGAACTCCGACGGTGCGGCTTTGTTGAAGGCTATCGAACCCGCGCTGGAATCGCTGGCAGAGGCGGTTGATGAATTGTCCGGGCAGGGCGGTGAATATCGCCTGCGTTTGGGATTGTTGCCTCTGTTCGGTTCGCAGCGCCTGATCCCCCGCTTGCCGGAATTGCGCAAGCTGTTCCCCAAATTGCATATCGATCTCGATACCTCTGCCCATGCAGAAAATCTGCTGGGTGACGTGGTGGATGCGGCGATCATCATTGCCGATCAGGTTGATCCGCGCTTGTATTCGGTACGGCTCGACCGCAACACCGTCTATGCTATCGCATCGGAAACACTGGCGCGTGAGCAGAAGCTGCAGCACCCGTCCGACCTCGCGAACCAGACTGTTCTGGTCCATAGCGATATGCCGCTGGTCTTTGACGCCTGGCGACAGGCTATTGGTGCACCCCGACTGAAACCTGCCGCGATTGACCATATCGACAGTGGACAGTTGATGCTGGAAGCTGCGGCGAACGGGCTGGGCGTCGCAATCATGCACGGCAGCCATTTGTCCGACGCCAGAGATCCGCGGCTCGTGCGTCTCTTCGATATCGAGGTTGAAAGCCCTTACAGCTATTGGTTCGTGTGCCGGCCGCGCGCATTGAAACAACGCGCGGTGCGCATCTTCCACGATTGGCTGCTTAAATCCGCAGTATAA
- a CDS encoding glutathione S-transferase family protein, with protein MWQLLQFPLCPFSRKVRLQMGEKGIAYSLVRENPWEHRDDFLYMNPAARTPVLIDPARNLTLADSVAIGEYIEEISDTAPMISGSTAYRAEIRRLVAWFDQQFFGDVTAPLLHERMKKRIVHRQPPDSNVLREAMRLANGHLDYIDYLIDHRAWMAGPTMSMADLAAAAQISVADYLGGIDWSGHEQTKSWYSMFKSRPSFRPLLSERMESITPPPYYEQVDF; from the coding sequence ATGTGGCAACTCCTGCAATTCCCGCTTTGTCCCTTTTCGCGCAAGGTGCGCTTGCAAATGGGGGAGAAGGGCATCGCTTACAGTCTGGTGCGCGAAAACCCCTGGGAACATAGGGACGATTTTCTGTACATGAATCCGGCGGCGCGTACGCCCGTTTTGATCGATCCTGCGCGCAACCTGACGCTTGCTGATTCGGTCGCTATTGGCGAATATATTGAGGAAATCAGCGACACTGCGCCGATGATCAGCGGTTCGACCGCCTATCGCGCCGAAATCCGCCGGCTGGTTGCCTGGTTCGACCAGCAGTTCTTTGGAGATGTGACGGCGCCCTTGTTGCATGAACGGATGAAGAAGCGGATCGTCCATCGTCAGCCGCCAGACAGCAATGTGCTGCGCGAAGCGATGCGCCTCGCTAATGGGCATCTGGATTATATCGATTATCTGATCGATCACCGTGCCTGGATGGCGGGTCCGACGATGAGCATGGCCGATCTTGCAGCAGCGGCCCAGATTTCAGTCGCGGATTATCTCGGCGGTATCGACTGGAGCGGGCATGAACAGACCAAAAGCTGGTATTCGATGTTCAAGAGCCGGCCCAGTTTCCGCCCGCTGCTATCAGAGCGGATGGAGAGCATAACGCCTCCCCCCTATTATGAGCAGGTCGATTTCTAG
- a CDS encoding sorbosone dehydrogenase family protein, which translates to MRKHILGFSAFVLFLAVIGIWFALRPDVAQLPLSKVTGVDPAITDAREEMVPTVSVATAIGWKAGETPVAAEGLVVERFAEGLDHPRNVYVLPNGDILVAETNAPANRMKGLEGWIAEKLFSKAGAAVPSANRITLLRDGDGDGKAELRTAFLEGLNSPFGMALIGDTLYVANTDAILAFPYKTGDTKIAAEGKKILELNAKAPNNHWTRNLAASPDGKKLYIAVGSNSNIGENGLDTERGRAQVIELDLATGKSGAYSSGLRNPVGLDWDSKGQLWTVVNERDMLGSDTVPDYLAVVEFGADYGWPHHYWGGFTDHRVKPGKPEKRQYERRPDYALGVHTAPLGLVFADRAKLGGPFTSGAFIARHGSWNRVPKSGYDVIFVPFKNGQPTGQPLNVLTAFLDKDEQARGRPTTVAVDKSGALLVSDDVGNIIWRVRAKG; encoded by the coding sequence ATGCGCAAACATATCCTTGGATTTTCCGCATTCGTGCTGTTTCTTGCCGTTATCGGCATCTGGTTTGCCTTGCGACCCGATGTTGCGCAGTTGCCGCTTTCCAAGGTGACGGGCGTCGATCCCGCGATCACCGATGCGCGTGAGGAAATGGTTCCAACGGTTTCAGTCGCCACGGCTATTGGCTGGAAAGCCGGCGAAACCCCGGTTGCCGCCGAGGGCCTGGTAGTGGAACGTTTTGCCGAAGGACTGGATCATCCGCGCAATGTCTATGTGCTGCCCAATGGCGATATTTTGGTGGCAGAAACCAATGCACCTGCAAACCGTATGAAGGGCCTTGAAGGCTGGATCGCCGAAAAGCTGTTCAGCAAGGCTGGCGCTGCCGTGCCTTCGGCCAATCGCATCACTTTGCTGCGAGATGGCGACGGCGACGGCAAGGCAGAGCTGCGTACCGCCTTTCTTGAAGGGCTCAACTCACCCTTCGGCATGGCACTGATTGGCGATACGCTCTATGTCGCCAATACCGACGCCATACTCGCTTTCCCCTACAAGACGGGCGACACCAAGATCGCGGCAGAGGGCAAAAAGATTCTTGAGCTGAATGCCAAGGCCCCGAACAATCATTGGACGCGCAACCTGGCGGCCAGCCCCGATGGCAAGAAGCTTTACATCGCGGTCGGATCGAACAGCAATATCGGCGAGAACGGCCTCGATACCGAACGCGGGCGCGCGCAAGTCATTGAGCTCGACCTCGCAACCGGCAAGTCGGGTGCCTATAGCTCGGGCCTGCGCAATCCCGTCGGCCTTGACTGGGATAGCAAGGGCCAGCTTTGGACGGTTGTCAACGAACGCGACATGCTCGGTTCCGATACCGTGCCTGACTATCTGGCGGTCGTAGAATTTGGCGCAGATTATGGCTGGCCCCACCATTATTGGGGCGGCTTCACCGATCATCGGGTAAAGCCCGGAAAACCGGAAAAGCGGCAATATGAACGGCGCCCCGATTATGCGCTGGGTGTGCACACCGCGCCGCTGGGCCTCGTCTTTGCCGACCGCGCAAAACTGGGCGGACCCTTTACCAGCGGAGCGTTTATCGCGCGCCATGGTTCATGGAACCGTGTGCCCAAATCGGGCTATGACGTGATCTTCGTGCCGTTCAAAAATGGACAGCCGACCGGCCAGCCTCTGAACGTGCTCACCGCTTTCCTCGACAAGGATGAACAGGCGCGTGGTCGCCCCACAACGGTGGCCGTCGACAAGTCTGGTGCCCTGTTGGTCAGCGATGATGTCGGCAATATAATCTGGCGCGTTCGCGCGAAGGGTTAA
- a CDS encoding DUF1800 domain-containing protein produces MAIDAAIAMNRFGLGARSGAAAPERPARWLLDQLGRHDPRPPAIAALPPRSELIGAIRDLRQDRQQRRSMAEDKPADDAAAAADRDLNNYRTAVRGQYVAAVDARLGVALSSDTDFAERLVHFWANHFAISIDKIVTVGLAGNFEFEAIRPHILGSFADLLKSAIRHPAMLLYLDQAQSIGPNSLLARRIGARSDREIGLNENLAREILELHTLGDRTAFTQEDVTEFAKAMTGLTVAGLGRPQLQRALGTDKSPGDAVFADALHEPGNRTIAGRSYGGGGAQALDRILDDLAMHPATARHIATKLARHFVTDDPPAPLVARLEAVFLKTGGNLPAIYRALVEAPESWRMPVAKFKSPWEWTVSALRALSVTDFPGRAQAAVGLFTQLGQPVWRPGSPKGFGDISADWAGPAALMRRVETAGRFARLAANRVDARQLAPAILPGTLGPLTAEQIARAESPEQGLALLLVSPEFLRR; encoded by the coding sequence ATGGCGATCGATGCCGCAATTGCAATGAACCGCTTCGGTCTGGGCGCGCGCTCTGGCGCTGCTGCGCCCGAAAGGCCGGCACGCTGGCTGCTTGACCAGTTGGGGCGCCATGATCCGCGCCCCCCGGCAATTGCGGCGTTACCGCCGCGCAGCGAACTGATCGGCGCGATCCGCGATCTTCGACAGGACAGGCAGCAACGCCGCTCGATGGCGGAAGACAAACCCGCAGACGATGCCGCAGCCGCAGCCGACCGGGATCTCAACAATTATCGCACGGCGGTACGCGGGCAATATGTCGCGGCAGTTGATGCACGGCTCGGTGTGGCGCTATCGTCCGACACCGATTTTGCCGAGCGGCTGGTGCATTTCTGGGCAAATCATTTCGCTATATCGATCGACAAAATTGTCACCGTGGGCCTTGCCGGGAATTTCGAATTTGAAGCGATAAGGCCGCATATCCTTGGCAGCTTTGCCGATCTGCTAAAATCAGCGATCCGGCACCCGGCGATGCTGCTCTACCTTGATCAGGCACAGTCGATCGGCCCAAACAGCCTGCTTGCCCGGCGCATCGGTGCGCGAAGCGACCGCGAAATCGGCCTCAACGAAAATCTGGCGCGCGAGATACTCGAACTGCATACGCTGGGTGATCGAACCGCCTTTACCCAAGAAGATGTCACCGAATTTGCCAAGGCAATGACCGGGCTCACCGTGGCTGGACTTGGCAGACCGCAATTGCAGCGCGCCCTGGGGACCGACAAGTCGCCGGGCGATGCAGTGTTTGCCGATGCGCTGCACGAACCCGGCAATCGCACAATTGCGGGGCGTAGCTATGGCGGAGGCGGCGCGCAGGCGCTGGATAGGATCCTCGACGATCTGGCTATGCATCCCGCAACCGCCCGGCACATCGCCACAAAACTCGCCCGGCATTTCGTGACCGACGATCCGCCTGCCCCACTGGTGGCGCGGTTGGAGGCTGTCTTCCTGAAGACAGGCGGCAACCTGCCCGCCATATATAGGGCGCTGGTCGAAGCACCCGAAAGCTGGCGAATGCCCGTCGCCAAATTCAAAAGCCCGTGGGAATGGACGGTCTCTGCCTTGCGGGCGCTGTCGGTCACCGATTTCCCGGGTCGGGCCCAGGCCGCGGTCGGCTTGTTCACCCAGCTGGGCCAACCGGTCTGGCGTCCCGGATCACCCAAGGGTTTTGGCGATATCAGCGCAGACTGGGCGGGCCCGGCCGCGCTGATGCGCCGGGTGGAAACGGCAGGCCGCTTTGCCCGGCTGGCCGCAAACCGCGTCGACGCGCGACAATTGGCACC